Proteins co-encoded in one Terriglobia bacterium genomic window:
- a CDS encoding arsenate reductase ArsC, translating into MAEGFARALGRGRVAAFSAGSRPSGKVHPSAVRFMAERGIDLAAHASKGLDDLPPATVWDFVVTMGCGDACPHLPARRRLDWDLPDPKTMGDEDFRRVRDLIGDRVRELLREAVRERP; encoded by the coding sequence ATGGCCGAGGGGTTCGCCCGGGCCCTGGGGCGAGGCCGGGTCGCGGCGTTCAGCGCCGGGTCGCGTCCGTCGGGGAAGGTCCACCCTTCAGCCGTGAGATTCATGGCGGAGCGCGGGATCGATCTCGCGGCGCACGCGTCCAAGGGCCTCGACGACCTGCCACCCGCAACGGTCTGGGACTTCGTGGTCACGATGGGATGCGGGGATGCGTGCCCGCACCTCCCGGCCAGACGAAGGCTCGACTGGGACCTGCCGGACCCGAAGACCATGGGCGACGAGGACTTCAGGCGGGTCCGCGACCTGATCGGGGACCGGGTCCGGGAGCTGCTTCGGGAAGCGGTGCGGGAGCGTCCCTAG